Genomic DNA from Cytophagales bacterium:
CGACCAGGCCGGTGCCTCCGGTGATTAGGACAGTGGGATTCATATATTTACGATTTAAGATTTACCTGCCCGCCTTACATTGAACTCATTTACAATTCTTTCTCAACAAAGCCCGCAACCTTCATAAAATGCCTGAGCAAACCAATTTTAAGTGGCTTGTTTTTGTGAACCGGAACCGAAATTCTATCCTCCCTGCCTGTCTTACCGAACACATGATGGCTTCCCTTAATCCTCAATAGTTGCCAGCCCTGTTTTTCAAGTGCTTTGCAAAACTCTTTACCTGAAATCTGTTTCATACAACAATTTCAATAACATTTGCTTTTTCTTTCTTCCCTGGCTTTGCAACATCCACCGAGAGGCAGGCATCCACCGCTTCGTAAATGTTTTGCAATAATTCCTGAAATGTTTCTCCCTGC
This window encodes:
- a CDS encoding type II toxin-antitoxin system HicA family toxin; amino-acid sequence: MKQISGKEFCKALEKQGWQLLRIKGSHHVFGKTGREDRISVPVHKNKPLKIGLLRHFMKVAGFVEKEL
- a CDS encoding type II toxin-antitoxin system HicB family antitoxin; its protein translation is MKLKVIIHEAEEGGYWAEVPAIKGCATQGETFQELLQNIYEAVDACLSVDVAKPGKKEKANVIEIVV